A genomic window from [Limnothrix rosea] IAM M-220 includes:
- the nth gene encoding endonuclease III has product MAITYPRSKKKRAIAVLEKLHELYPNATCSLDYETPVQLMVATILSAQCTDERVNKVTPALFKRFPDAPAFAAADIEELEQLVRSTGFYRNKAKNIQKACQRIMSEFEGHVPQTMEELLTLAGVARKTANVVLAHAFGIISGVTVDTHVKRLSNRLRLTKSDNPIQIERDLMKLLPQPEWENWSIRLIYHGRAICNARKPQCENCSIANLCPSAGKV; this is encoded by the coding sequence ATGGCAATCACATATCCACGCAGCAAAAAAAAACGGGCGATCGCCGTACTCGAAAAACTTCACGAACTATATCCCAATGCTACATGCAGCCTTGACTACGAAACACCCGTACAATTAATGGTCGCCACAATTTTGTCAGCCCAATGTACCGATGAACGCGTGAATAAAGTAACACCAGCCCTATTCAAACGCTTTCCCGACGCACCAGCCTTCGCCGCCGCCGATATTGAAGAGCTGGAGCAGCTTGTGCGTTCAACTGGTTTTTATCGTAATAAAGCTAAAAATATACAGAAAGCCTGTCAACGGATTATGTCCGAATTCGAAGGCCATGTACCACAGACCATGGAAGAGCTATTGACCCTAGCCGGAGTAGCCCGTAAAACAGCAAACGTCGTCCTTGCCCATGCCTTCGGCATCATCTCAGGCGTAACAGTAGATACCCACGTGAAGCGATTGAGTAATCGACTGAGACTGACAAAATCAGACAATCCCATCCAAATTGAACGCGATTTAATGAAGCTCTTACCCCAGCCAGAATGGGAAAATTGGTCTATCCGATTGATTTACCACGGCCGTGCCATTTGTAACGCAAGAAAACCACAGTGCGAAAACTGTTCGATTGCAAACCTTTGTCCCTCAGCAGGAAAAGTTTAA